In Triticum urartu cultivar G1812 chromosome 6, Tu2.1, whole genome shotgun sequence, the following proteins share a genomic window:
- the LOC125514792 gene encoding uncharacterized protein LOC125514792, whose amino-acid sequence MSTSSGKPLLVVIRRSKLSVGDEGRRICTEFKQAKYPFKWRRYMCARCGVLREEHNACKSKLSAGDGGKHDTSKSKLPAGDKGEQSTDKYKLSAEDEGERSANKSKISAGEEGERFCTEFKQAKYPFKWRKYMCARCGVLRSEHGVSKAKAKVDDDTENIKEEDLPPRKRLILRFKRSQALAAAAAATSREKENKEGELEEGEINWSPGATIAKGKRAPRRKR is encoded by the coding sequence ATGTCGACAAGCAGTGGCAAGCCGCTCCTCGTCGTGATCCGCCGGAGCAAGCTCTCCGTAGGAGATGAGGGCCGCCGCATCTGCACAGAGTTCAAGCAGGCCAAGTACCCCTTCAAGTGGAGAAGGTACATGTGCGCTAGGTGTGGGGTGCTCCGTGAGGAGCACAACGCCTGCAAGAGCAAGCTCTCCGCAGGAGATGGGGGCAAGCACGACACCAGCAAGAGCAAGCTCCCTGCAGGAGATAAGGGTGAGCAATCCACTGACAAGTACAAGCTCTCTGCAGAAGATGAAGGTGAGCGCAGCGCCAACAAGAGTAAGATATCTGCAGGAGAGGAGGGCGAGCGTTTCTGCACCGAGTTCAAGCAGGCCAAGTACCCCTTCAAGTGGAGAAAGTACATGTGTGCCAGGTGCGGGGTGCTCCGTAGCGAGCATGGCGTCAGCAAGGCCAAGGCCAAAGTGGACGACGACACGGAGAATATCAAGGAGGAGGACCTGCCGCCACGCAAGAGGCTCATTCTCAGGTTCAAACGGTCACAGGcccttgctgctgctgctgctgccacatccagggagaaggagaacAAGGAGGGGGAGCTAGAGGAAGGGGAGATCAACTGGAGCCCCGGCGCGACGATCGCCAAGGGGAAGAGAGCCCCAAGGAGAAAGCGCTAG
- the LOC125514790 gene encoding N-alpha-acetyltransferase 40-like: MATAENKRPRSSGGVERPPSRKEILGRKKAIKELIRKAVAVKDHLAQFPDFHKYERSGFSIYLESGHGNQLPVPMRKYIQNLLKANMKGTYGSEWTSEEKIKRREMVAPEARYILICQYADSDIAKCFMKQDSGVECAHVTCRGGRLLGFVHYRFVVEEDVPVLYVYELQLESSVQGKGLGKFLMQLIELIACKSQMEAVMLTVQKSNTDAMAFYNNLGYVISSTSPSRVDPLIGIHRSYEILCKAFESEAKCKLEEGK; encoded by the exons ATGGCGACGGCGGAGAACAAGAGGCCTCGGAGCAGCGGCGGCGTGGAGAGGCCGCCGAGTAGGAAGGAG ATATTGGGGAGGAAGAAGGCCATCAAAGAACTTATAAGGAAAGCTGTAGCTGTGAAGGACCATCTTGCGCAATTCCCGGATTTTCATAAATACGAGAGAAGTG GTTTTTCGATCTACTTGGAGTCTGGGCATGGCAATCAGCTTCCAGTGCCAATGAGGAAGTACATCCAAAATCTTCTCAAG GCTAACATGAAGGGAACTTATGGATCAGAATGGACTTCAGAAGAGAAAATTAAGCGCCGGGAAATGGTTGCTCCAGAAGCACGATATATCCTGATCTGCCAATATGCAGACAGTGATATTGCCAAATGTTTCATGAAGCAAGATTCAGGGGTGGAATGTGCACATGTGACATGCCGTGGAGGCCGCTTGCTTGGTTTTGTACACTACAGATTTGTTGTTGAAGAGGATGTTCCTGTTCTTTATGTGTATGAGCTACAATTGGAGTCTTCTGTCCAAGGGAAGGGGCTGGGGAAGTTCCTAATGCAGTTGATTGAACTTATAGCTTGCAAG AGCCAAATGGAGGCCGTGATGCTAACAGTTCAAAAATCTAATACAGATGCTATGGCTTTCTACAACAATTTGGG ATATGTAATATCCAGTACCTCGCCATCACGAGTGGATCCACTG ATTGGAATTCATAGAAGCTATGAGATCTTGTGCAAGGCATTTGAATCTGAAGCCAAGTGCAAATTGGAG GAAGGCAAGTAA